A region of Bacillota bacterium DNA encodes the following proteins:
- a CDS encoding LacI family transcriptional regulator, which translates to MSCNKEQAGKDQGSPASLGKATIHTVAEVAGVSAATVSRVLNNSPLVASHTRERVLRAIKATGFRAPNRLARALRTNRTGILGLVVENIVNPYYAVLARAVDDAAKEAGFVVIVTNDDGCEQVGVERLYTLASVNVDGILIAPGALEGKRREAAREIKAQGAAVIVLGDRLQEPEFDVIGVDLKQAAYDLCVHLLSLGHRQIGFVGPIAKTDRFLGYEEALSHWGLSPHRLGLSYVGTREDLAETLREQLPSFIATGRLTAIIGHSDFVALKILQVLQEMSMSIPEDISVAGFDNIPESLMTVPPLATVAIPYKTMAVAAVNTVQERLTGGISHRVVHQVHHAQLCLRDSVGPPKSFCKE; encoded by the coding sequence TTGTCTTGTAACAAGGAGCAGGCGGGGAAGGACCAGGGGAGCCCTGCGTCTTTAGGTAAGGCGACGATCCATACGGTGGCGGAGGTAGCCGGGGTTTCCGCAGCCACTGTGTCCCGGGTGTTGAATAACAGTCCCTTGGTGGCATCCCATACCCGCGAGCGTGTCTTGCGGGCCATCAAGGCAACCGGTTTTCGGGCCCCCAATCGATTGGCGAGGGCTTTACGGACCAACAGGACGGGTATCCTGGGACTGGTAGTGGAAAATATCGTTAACCCCTATTACGCTGTCTTAGCCCGGGCGGTGGATGATGCGGCCAAGGAAGCAGGTTTTGTTGTAATCGTTACCAATGACGATGGTTGTGAGCAGGTGGGGGTGGAACGTCTTTATACCTTGGCCAGTGTGAACGTGGATGGTATTCTCATCGCCCCCGGTGCTTTGGAGGGGAAACGACGGGAAGCTGCCCGGGAGATCAAAGCCCAAGGGGCTGCGGTGATTGTCCTCGGGGATCGTTTGCAGGAACCGGAGTTCGATGTGATCGGTGTCGACCTAAAGCAGGCTGCCTATGACCTTTGTGTACATCTACTTTCCCTGGGTCATCGACAGATTGGCTTCGTGGGTCCCATTGCCAAGACCGACCGTTTCTTGGGATACGAAGAAGCCCTTTCCCACTGGGGACTTTCCCCCCATAGATTGGGCCTATCCTATGTGGGTACCCGCGAGGATCTAGCGGAAACCCTGCGGGAACAATTACCTTCTTTTATTGCAACCGGAAGGCTTACTGCCATTATTGGGCACAGTGATTTTGTGGCCTTGAAGATTTTGCAGGTATTGCAGGAGATGTCCATGTCCATCCCTGAAGACATTTCTGTGGCTGGTTTTGATAACATACCGGAAAGCCTGATGACGGTTCCTCCGCTAGCTACTGTGGCCATTCCCTACAAAACTATGGCTGTGGCAGCGGTGAATACCGTGCAAGAGCGTCTTACCGGTGGGATTTCCCACAGGGTGGTCCATCAGGTGCATCATGCCCAACTGTGTCTGCGTGATTCCGTTGGTCCACCGAAAAGTTTTTGCAAAGAATGA